A single genomic interval of Dromiciops gliroides isolate mDroGli1 chromosome 1, mDroGli1.pri, whole genome shotgun sequence harbors:
- the LOC122736651 gene encoding peptidyl-prolyl cis-trans isomerase NIMA-interacting 4-like, producing MGVHNPRRTLLSLTPKATCLKQKNVLLSCSRTSRGERWWPESGKIAPKGKSGPGKGGKGEAASGSEGADKKVQGPKDGGNAVKVQHILCEKHGRIMEAMEKLKSAVRFNVASQYSEDKARQGADLDWITRGTMVSPSQGAAFAFPVSGPDRPVYTDPPVKTKFGYHIIMVEGRK from the exons ATGGGGGTCCATAACCCCCGAAGAACACTACTATCCCTTA CTCCCAAAGCCACATGCCTAAAGCAGAAAAATGTGCTGCTATCTTGCTCAAGAACTTCCAGGGGCGAAAGATGGTGGCCAGAAAGTGGGAAGATAGCACCCAAGGGAAAGAGCGGCCCTggcaaaggagggaaaggggaagcagCTTCTGGAAGTGAGGGTGCAGATAAGAAGGTTCAAGGTCCTAAAGATGGCGGAAATGCAGTAAAGGTCCAACATATTCTGTGTGAAAAGCATGGTAGAATCATGGAAGCCATGGAAAAACTCAAGTCTGCAGTGAGATTCAATGTTGCCTCACAGTACAGTGAAGATAAAGCCCGGCAGGGGGCAGATTTGGACTGGATAACAAGAG GCACCATGGTGAGCCCATCCCAAGGAGCAGCATTTGCCTTTCCTGTCAGTGGCCCGGACAGGCCTGTGTACACGGATCCCCCAGTGAAAACCAAATTTGGTTACCATATTATCATGGTTGAAGGGAGAAAATAA